Proteins encoded together in one Triticum dicoccoides isolate Atlit2015 ecotype Zavitan chromosome 7B, WEW_v2.0, whole genome shotgun sequence window:
- the LOC119337136 gene encoding BTB/POZ and MATH domain-containing protein 1-like, whose protein sequence is MSSTAAGGKPSRSASALAADTATGSHHFTIDLYSRTKGIPTGESLKSCPFTVGGHRWLVLYYPNGDQAENAGYISLRLILAENTSRTVRAQHQFRFAGEAENQALPLEAEPLNNFAGLASWGNSKFIRGEALEKSKHLRGDSFAVRCDLIVVSDFRAVETPEPAAPAFVTVPPSDLHLHLGNLLLAEKGADVVFEAGGETFAAHRCLIAARSPVFSAELFGEMKESVDTSAVVKIDDMDAQVFKALLYFVYTDTLPEMKREEAGEEAMSQHLLVAADRYNLDRLKLICEDKLCRCIQVSTVATILVLAEQHHCSGLKKACFDFLSSQANLKAAMASDGFEHLSQSCPAIMKELISMLSALVP, encoded by the coding sequence ATGTCGTCAACCGCTGCCGGCGGCAAGCCATCGCGGTCCGCCTCCGCCCTTGCCGCCGACACGGCGACCGGATCCCACCACTTCACGATCGACCTCTACTCGCGCACCAAGGGCATCCCCACAGGCGAGTCCCTCAAGTCCTGCCCTTTCACCGTGGGAGGCCACCGCTGGCTCGTCCTCTACTACCCCAATGGCGACCAGGCGGAGAACGCCGGCTACATATCCCTCCGCCTCATCCTCGCCGAAAATACCTCCAGGACGGTGAGGGCGCAGCACCAGTTCCGCTTCGCCGGCGAGGCGGAGAATCAGGCGCTGCCGTTGGAGGCGGAGCCGCTGAACAACTTCGCCGGCCTGGCGAGCTGGGGGAACTCCAAGTTCATCCGAGGGGAGGCCCTGGAGAAATCGAAGCATCTCAGGGGGGACTCCTTCGCCGTCCGGTGCGACCTCATCGTCGTCAGCGACTTCCGCGCGGTGGAGACGCCTGAGCCTGCCGCTCCGGCATTCGTCACCGTGCCGCCGTCCGACCTGCACCTGCACCTGGGTAACCTTCTCCTCGCAGAGAAGGGCGCCGATGTGGTGTTCGAGGCCGGAGGCGAGACCTTCGCCGCGCACCGCTGCCTGATCGCGGCCCGGTCGCCGGTGTTCAGTGCGGAACTCTTTGGCGAGATGAAGGAGAGCGTCGACACATCGGCTGTCGTCAAAATAGATGACATGGACGCGCAGGTGTTCAAGGCATTGCTCTATTTTGTGTACACCGACACCTTGCCGGAGATGAAGAGGGAAGAAGCAGGGGAAGAAGCCATGTCTCAGCATCTGCTCGTCGCAGCCGACAGGTATAATCTGGACAGGCTAAAGCTGATCTGCGAAGACAAACTTTGCAGGTGCATCCAAGTGAGCACTGTGGCCACAATCTTGGTGTTGGCTGAGCAACACCACTGCAGTGGACTGAAGAAGGCATGCTTCGATTTTCTCAGCTCTCAGGCGAATCTGAAGGCGGCCATGGCCAGTGACGGCTTTGAGCATCTGAGCCAAAGCTGCCCTGCTATCATGAAGGAGTTGATCTCTATGCTCAGCGCCTTGGTTCCGTGA
- the LOC119337137 gene encoding peroxiredoxin-2E-1, chloroplastic-like — translation MATSALATLSATAAAAGARRVLLSRGPSSLSFASRRLASAGPLRAGPLPRAATRALSATASPAATTTIAVGDRLPDATLSYFDAPDGELKTVTVRDLTAGKKVVLFAVPGAFTPTCTQKHLPGFVARAGELRAKGVDTVACVSVNDAFVMRAWKESLGVGDEVLLLSDGNGELTRAMGVELDLSDKPVGLGVRSRRYALLADDGVVKVLNLEEGGAFTNSSAEDMLKAL, via the coding sequence ATGGCCACCTCCGCCCTCGCCACCCtctcggccaccgccgccgccgcgggggCCAGGCGCGTCCTCCTCTCGCGCGgcccctcctccctctccttcgccTCCCGCCGCCTCGCGTCCGCGGGCCCCCTCCGCGCCGGGCCCCTGCCCCGCGCGGCGACGCGGGCCCTCTCCGCGACCGCGTCCCCGGCCGCCACAACGACCATCGCGGTCGGCGACCGGCTCCCCGACGCGACGCTGTCCTACTTCGACGCCCCCGACGGCGAGCTGAAGACGGTGACGGTCCGCGACCTCACCGCGGGCAAGAAGGTGGTCCTGTTCGCGGTCCCGGGCGCGTTCACGCCCACCTGCACCCAGAAGCACCTCCCGGGGTTCGTGGCCAGGGCCGGGGAGCTCCGCGCCAAGGGGGTGGACACCGTGGCCTGTGTCTCCGTCAACGACGCGTTCGTGATGCGCGCGTGGAAGGAGAGCCTCGGCGTCGGCGACGAGGTGCTGCTGCTGTCGGACGGCAACGGGGAGCTGACGCGCGCCATGGGCGTGGAGCTGGACCTGTCGGACAAGCCGGTGGGGCTCGGCGTCCGGTCGCGCCGCTACGCGCTGCTGGCCGACGACGGCGTGGTCAAGGTGCTCAACCTCGAGGAGGGCGGCGCCTTCACCAACAGCAGCGCCGAGGACATGCTCAAGGCGCTCTGA